In a single window of the Anaerotruncus rubiinfantis genome:
- a CDS encoding glycerate kinase family protein, with amino-acid sequence MKKCVVIPDSFKGSLDSIEICDLASDKVRKFFPDCEVVTLPVADGGEGTVECFLHAMQGEKIAVRVNGPFMKPVDSFYGRFGDLAVVEMAAAAGLPMVEDCKDPVGTTTYGVGELVKHAVENGAKQVILGLGGSCTNDGGCGCAAALGVRFTDAQGSEFVPVGGTLDKIAAIDLSAAKKLLSGVDITVMCDIENPMHGVTGAAYIFGPQKGADEEMVKFLDAKLVALDKIMQKALGIESVAQLPGAGAAGAFGAGVVAFLGGKLKSGIETVLDIVGFDRVIADADAVFTGEGKIDSQSLRGKVVIGVSRRAQKQGVPVYAIVGDVGDDAAGAYDMGVTAIFSINRVAVPFSVARTRSRQDFQGAFEDVLRLIKSVEARAAR; translated from the coding sequence ATGAAAAAGTGTGTGGTGATCCCCGATTCGTTCAAAGGGTCGCTGGATTCGATTGAAATCTGCGACCTGGCCTCCGACAAGGTAAGGAAGTTTTTTCCGGACTGCGAAGTGGTCACGCTTCCGGTTGCGGACGGCGGCGAAGGCACAGTGGAGTGCTTTTTACATGCGATGCAGGGCGAAAAGATCGCGGTGCGGGTAAACGGCCCGTTTATGAAGCCGGTTGACAGCTTCTATGGCCGCTTCGGCGACCTTGCGGTGGTGGAAATGGCGGCCGCGGCGGGCCTGCCAATGGTGGAGGACTGCAAGGACCCGGTGGGCACCACCACCTACGGAGTGGGCGAGCTGGTGAAGCACGCGGTCGAGAACGGAGCCAAGCAGGTGATTCTGGGATTGGGCGGAAGCTGCACCAACGACGGTGGCTGCGGCTGCGCGGCGGCTCTGGGCGTGCGTTTCACCGATGCGCAGGGCAGCGAATTCGTCCCTGTCGGCGGTACGCTTGACAAGATTGCGGCAATCGATCTTTCGGCGGCAAAGAAACTGCTTTCCGGCGTGGATATCACCGTTATGTGTGACATTGAGAATCCGATGCACGGCGTGACCGGCGCGGCGTATATCTTTGGGCCGCAGAAGGGCGCGGATGAGGAAATGGTGAAGTTCCTTGACGCCAAACTGGTGGCGCTCGACAAGATTATGCAGAAAGCGCTCGGCATTGAGAGCGTCGCACAGCTGCCCGGCGCGGGCGCGGCAGGCGCGTTCGGCGCGGGTGTGGTTGCTTTCCTGGGCGGCAAGCTCAAGTCCGGCATCGAGACGGTGCTTGACATTGTCGGGTTCGACCGTGTGATTGCCGATGCGGATGCGGTTTTCACCGGAGAAGGCAAGATCGACAGCCAATCCCTGCGTGGCAAGGTGGTCATCGGCGTATCCCGCCGCGCGCAGAAACAGGGGGTGCCGGTTTACGCGATTGTGGGCGACGTGGGAGACGATGCGGCAGGCGCTTACGATATGGGCGTTACAGCGATCTTTTCGATCAACCGGGTGGCGGTGCCCTTCTCGGTGGCGCGCACCCGCAGCAGGCAGGATTTCCAGGGAGCGTTTGAGGACGTCCTGCGGCTGATCAAAAGCGTGGAAGCGCGGGCCGCCCGATAA
- a CDS encoding sugar ABC transporter ATP-binding protein produces MQETTPVLRMRDIKKEYYGNQVLKGISLEVMPGEIHALCGENGAGKSTLMNILFGMPVIHETGGFTGSVEIGGAPVAVRSPSDAMKLGIGMVHQEFMLIPGFTIAENIKLNREPLKPGLLGMLFGQKLQTLDAGKMAADARAALDRLGMDVDEQLPVAGLPVGYMQFIEIAREIDRENTRLLVFDEPTAVLTESEAKSLLKAMKKLAEDGVGILFITHRLDEVIDAADKVTIMRDGALIGTLNKEDTTIEQLAELMVGRKIDLKQKESAYSGDRSQISVSLRNFRVQMPGEMVRGIDLDVYKGEILGLGGLAGQGKIGVANGLMGLYPADGEVLVTGKPLKLNDAKASIAAGLSFVSEDRRGVGLLPDTAIELNMVIPAAVNQNRFLKGVGVLSQLDMAAVRETANRYIQELDIRCTGPAQPVRRLSGGNQQKVCIARALLLGPDVLLISEPTRGIDVGAKSLVLDTIVKLNQDEGLTVIMTSSELAELRLVCDRIAIITGGKLAGVLRPDDADAAFGLAMSGSTGKGGAQ; encoded by the coding sequence TTGCAGGAGACCACACCCGTCCTTCGTATGAGGGATATCAAAAAAGAATATTATGGAAACCAGGTGCTCAAGGGCATCTCGCTTGAGGTCATGCCTGGCGAGATCCACGCGCTCTGCGGCGAAAACGGCGCCGGCAAATCAACCCTCATGAACATCCTTTTCGGGATGCCGGTGATCCATGAGACAGGCGGTTTTACCGGCTCGGTCGAGATTGGCGGTGCGCCGGTCGCGGTGCGCAGTCCATCCGACGCGATGAAATTGGGGATTGGGATGGTGCATCAGGAATTTATGCTGATCCCGGGCTTCACCATCGCGGAAAATATCAAGCTGAACCGTGAGCCGCTGAAACCTGGACTGCTCGGGATGCTGTTCGGCCAAAAGCTGCAGACGCTCGACGCCGGAAAGATGGCGGCCGATGCGCGTGCGGCGCTCGACCGGCTGGGGATGGATGTGGATGAACAGCTACCGGTGGCGGGGCTTCCGGTGGGATATATGCAGTTTATTGAGATTGCGCGCGAAATCGACCGGGAGAACACCCGCCTGCTCGTCTTTGACGAGCCGACCGCTGTGCTCACCGAAAGCGAAGCGAAAAGCCTGCTCAAAGCGATGAAAAAGCTGGCGGAGGACGGGGTGGGGATTCTGTTTATCACCCACCGTCTCGACGAGGTGATCGATGCGGCGGACAAGGTAACAATCATGCGCGACGGCGCGCTGATCGGGACGCTTAACAAGGAGGACACCACCATCGAGCAGCTTGCCGAGCTGATGGTTGGCCGAAAGATTGACCTTAAACAAAAGGAAAGCGCCTATTCGGGAGACCGGTCGCAGATTTCGGTTTCACTGCGCAATTTCCGGGTGCAGATGCCGGGCGAAATGGTGCGCGGGATCGACCTCGATGTTTATAAAGGCGAAATCCTCGGCCTCGGCGGTCTGGCCGGGCAGGGAAAGATCGGCGTGGCCAATGGGCTCATGGGGCTTTATCCGGCGGACGGGGAGGTTCTTGTCACCGGAAAGCCGCTCAAGCTGAACGATGCGAAAGCGTCAATCGCCGCCGGGCTGAGTTTTGTTTCGGAGGACCGGCGCGGCGTTGGGCTGCTGCCGGACACCGCGATTGAACTGAATATGGTCATCCCGGCGGCCGTGAACCAGAACCGGTTTCTGAAAGGGGTGGGCGTCCTGAGCCAGCTCGATATGGCCGCAGTACGTGAAACCGCAAATCGGTATATTCAGGAGCTCGACATCCGCTGTACTGGGCCCGCCCAGCCGGTGCGCCGCCTTTCGGGCGGAAACCAGCAGAAGGTCTGCATCGCGCGGGCCCTGCTGCTCGGCCCGGATGTGCTGCTCATCTCGGAACCGACCCGCGGAATCGACGTGGGCGCGAAAAGCCTGGTGCTTGACACGATCGTGAAACTCAACCAGGATGAAGGGCTCACGGTCATCATGACATCGTCGGAGCTGGCTGAACTGCGGCTGGTCTGCGACCGGATCGCGATCATAACCGGCGGAAAACTGGCGGGCGTCCTGCGGCCGGACGATGCGGACGCGGCGTTTGGGCTTGCGATGTCCGGCAGCACCGGGAAAGGAGGCGCGCAATGA
- a CDS encoding GGDEF domain-containing protein produces MEPLKNRALRRKLERQSAELRARNEDLRALTDNIPGGVFRCTAAEPLTLLQVSDGFLSMFGYSRAEIKDLFQDSFWLMIHPDDRENALREAQRQLQYSNTKEIEYRVDCKDGHAMWVLDKGQLVKSKDAAEPDTYYCIVIDITNTKKVQEELRLSLERHQIIMDQTTDIIFEWDIAENSLMVSQNWEKKFGYPVFPAQSMETALKNAPIHPDDQEGALRLVEDARRGAPYTETELRIANSEGRYIWCRIRASVQFDGAGKPIKSVGVIVDIDSEKRLMLNLLDKAEKDALTGLYNRGTAQKLVESVLETSQPEEACALLIIDVDNFKQINDSRGHLFGDAVLSAIAGEMKKLFRVSDVIGRIGGDEFLVFLKGIPSREFVFGRADKTLGIFNRVLNGQDCQDRISCSIGVSLFPQDGRDFHSLYHSADTALYAAKKQGKNCVLLFDGHK; encoded by the coding sequence ATGGAACCTTTGAAAAACCGGGCTTTGCGCAGGAAACTGGAGAGACAGTCTGCCGAATTGCGGGCGCGCAACGAGGATCTACGCGCGTTGACGGACAATATTCCCGGCGGGGTGTTCCGCTGTACTGCTGCTGAGCCGCTCACGCTTCTGCAGGTTAGCGACGGCTTTCTTTCGATGTTTGGTTACAGCAGGGCAGAAATCAAAGATCTCTTCCAGGACAGTTTTTGGCTGATGATCCATCCGGACGACCGGGAAAACGCCCTGCGGGAAGCGCAGCGCCAGCTTCAGTACAGCAATACGAAGGAAATCGAATACCGGGTGGACTGCAAAGATGGGCATGCCATGTGGGTGCTTGACAAAGGGCAGCTGGTCAAGTCGAAAGACGCGGCGGAACCGGATACCTATTACTGCATCGTAATTGATATCACCAATACCAAGAAGGTCCAGGAGGAGCTTCGTTTAAGCCTGGAACGGCATCAGATCATCATGGATCAGACTACGGATATCATTTTTGAATGGGATATTGCAGAGAATTCGCTCATGGTTTCTCAAAACTGGGAAAAGAAATTTGGCTATCCGGTGTTTCCCGCCCAGAGTATGGAAACCGCGTTAAAGAATGCGCCCATCCATCCGGATGATCAGGAGGGGGCATTGCGGCTTGTGGAGGATGCGCGGCGGGGGGCGCCGTATACGGAAACGGAACTGCGCATCGCAAATTCCGAAGGGCGGTATATCTGGTGCCGTATCCGCGCGAGCGTGCAGTTCGACGGCGCGGGAAAGCCGATTAAATCGGTCGGCGTAATTGTGGATATCGATTCGGAAAAGCGGCTGATGCTGAATCTGCTCGATAAGGCGGAAAAGGACGCGCTCACCGGACTCTATAACCGCGGGACGGCCCAGAAGCTGGTGGAATCCGTGCTGGAGACTTCGCAGCCGGAAGAGGCCTGTGCCTTGCTGATTATTGATGTGGACAATTTTAAGCAGATCAATGATTCCAGAGGCCATCTTTTCGGTGACGCGGTACTGTCGGCTATTGCGGGTGAAATGAAGAAGCTGTTCCGCGTTTCGGATGTGATCGGGCGGATTGGGGGAGATGAGTTTTTGGTTTTCCTCAAAGGAATCCCATCGCGGGAGTTCGTGTTTGGCCGTGCGGATAAGACCCTTGGAATTTTCAACAGAGTTTTGAATGGGCAGGACTGCCAGGATCGGATTTCCTGCAGCATCGGGGTATCCCTGTTCCCACAGGATGGGCGGGATTTCCATTCGCTCTACCACAGCGCTGATACCGCGCTCTATGCGGCCAAAAAGCAGGGGAAGAATTGCGTTCTGCTGTTTGACGGTCATAAATAA
- the sdaAA gene encoding L-serine ammonia-lyase, iron-sulfur-dependent, subunit alpha yields the protein MDIHYDSIAGLVSAAQESGEKLSRLVLAQQAKELESTEEAVFSQMENHLDVMAASVREGCAPGLRSASGLTGGSAHKMQRAVEAEKTLCGGLFGSALTKALAVSELNAAMGRIVAAPTAGSCGILPAAILSLKEARSLPKRDCVMALFTASAVGMVIANKASLAGAQGGCQAECGSASAMAAAALVELAGGVPQQVSDAVAIALKNVLGLVCDPVAGLVEIPCIKRNAAGVANALAAAELALAGIGSAIPADEVIGAMKRVGDAMEPALKETAEGGLAATPTGKRLAGQVFGDSDLPRAGGCGSCGRCMP from the coding sequence ATGGATATACATTATGATTCGATCGCAGGGCTTGTGAGCGCGGCACAGGAAAGCGGGGAAAAACTTTCACGGCTTGTACTTGCGCAGCAGGCAAAGGAGCTGGAAAGCACCGAGGAAGCAGTTTTTTCCCAGATGGAAAACCACCTCGATGTGATGGCCGCATCGGTTCGGGAAGGTTGTGCGCCGGGACTCCGCTCGGCCAGCGGACTGACCGGTGGGAGCGCCCATAAGATGCAAAGGGCTGTGGAGGCGGAAAAAACGCTTTGCGGCGGGCTGTTTGGCAGCGCGTTGACCAAGGCGCTGGCTGTTTCCGAACTGAACGCCGCGATGGGAAGGATCGTGGCCGCGCCGACCGCTGGGTCCTGTGGGATTCTGCCCGCAGCGATCCTTTCGCTCAAAGAGGCGCGCAGCCTACCCAAACGCGACTGCGTGATGGCGCTGTTTACTGCGTCGGCGGTCGGTATGGTGATCGCAAACAAAGCGTCGCTTGCCGGCGCGCAGGGGGGATGCCAGGCAGAATGCGGTTCCGCTTCCGCGATGGCAGCAGCCGCCTTGGTTGAGCTTGCGGGCGGCGTGCCGCAGCAGGTTTCCGACGCGGTGGCCATTGCGCTGAAAAATGTGCTTGGCCTGGTGTGTGACCCGGTGGCGGGACTGGTGGAAATTCCCTGCATCAAGCGCAATGCCGCCGGTGTGGCGAACGCGTTGGCCGCAGCAGAGTTGGCGCTGGCGGGTATCGGCAGCGCAATACCGGCCGATGAAGTGATCGGCGCCATGAAGCGGGTGGGAGACGCGATGGAGCCCGCGCTCAAGGAAACCGCCGAAGGCGGGCTGGCCGCCACGCCGACCGGAAAACGGCTTGCCGGCCAGGTCTTCGGAGATTCGGACCTGCCGCGCGCAGGCGGCTGCGGCAGTTGTGGAAGGTGCATGCCGTAA
- a CDS encoding ABC transporter permease subunit, with product MNRPKSGAVKRFLVANIVPILFSAICLLGVLFSGSNPAVILMDVVARFDRNAFLVLSLIIPILTGLGLNFGIVLGAMAGQVAIFIVCVIGLTGMTAVFIAAVISIPLAVLFGWLSGLLLNRTKGQEMITSMILGFFAAGVYQFIFLFALGGIFPIDAPEIMLGTGVGVRNTIDLGNMKYALDNLWKVDLFTGITLLGALLLAVNAIRLLRPQNRVRRRISITVLWGTVTVFGLVGGRLPQFASYQMLVKIPMAPFLLIAGLCLLIPAFLRTKLGQEMRAVGQDMGVAAVAGIDVNRTRIIAICISTVIAALGQIIFLQNLGNLSTYNAHENVGMFSAAALLIGGAAVSKATVGQALMGTVLFHLLFNVSPMAGKNLFGSAEIGEYFRVFIAYGIIAVTLALYAWKKVVQQREKNKLL from the coding sequence ATGAATCGTCCAAAATCCGGCGCAGTCAAGCGCTTTCTGGTTGCGAATATCGTGCCAATCCTTTTTTCGGCAATTTGCCTTCTGGGCGTCCTTTTTTCCGGTTCGAATCCGGCTGTCATTCTGATGGATGTGGTCGCGCGTTTTGACCGCAATGCTTTTTTGGTGCTTTCTCTGATCATCCCGATCCTCACCGGTTTGGGTCTCAACTTCGGCATCGTGCTCGGGGCGATGGCCGGGCAGGTCGCTATTTTTATTGTCTGTGTCATTGGATTGACCGGTATGACCGCCGTTTTCATCGCGGCGGTGATCTCGATTCCACTGGCCGTGCTGTTCGGATGGCTGTCCGGCCTGCTTTTAAACCGCACGAAGGGGCAGGAGATGATCACCAGCATGATCCTGGGTTTTTTCGCGGCGGGCGTCTACCAGTTTATCTTTCTGTTCGCGCTCGGCGGGATCTTCCCGATTGACGCACCGGAAATCATGCTCGGTACAGGGGTCGGCGTGCGCAATACGATCGATCTTGGAAATATGAAATACGCGCTTGATAACCTCTGGAAGGTCGATCTATTCACCGGCATCACGTTGCTTGGCGCGCTGCTGCTTGCGGTGAACGCAATCCGTCTTCTGCGGCCGCAAAATCGTGTCAGGAGACGTATTTCCATAACCGTGCTCTGGGGGACCGTAACCGTGTTCGGTTTGGTGGGAGGCAGACTGCCGCAGTTTGCCTCCTATCAGATGCTGGTAAAGATTCCGATGGCGCCGTTTCTTTTGATCGCGGGACTGTGCCTGCTGATCCCCGCGTTTTTGAGGACCAAGCTGGGTCAGGAGATGCGCGCGGTTGGACAGGACATGGGGGTCGCGGCTGTGGCGGGCATCGATGTCAACCGTACCCGTATCATCGCCATTTGTATTTCGACGGTGATCGCGGCGCTCGGACAGATCATTTTTTTGCAGAACCTCGGCAATCTTTCCACTTACAATGCGCACGAAAATGTCGGCATGTTTTCGGCGGCGGCGCTGCTGATTGGCGGCGCGGCGGTCTCGAAAGCCACGGTTGGGCAGGCGCTGATGGGGACGGTGCTCTTCCACCTGCTCTTTAACGTCTCCCCGATGGCGGGCAAGAACCTGTTCGGCAGCGCCGAGATCGGCGAATATTTCCGGGTGTTTATCGCATACGGCATCATCGCGGTGACGCTGGCGCTTTACGCTTGGAAAAAGGTTGTGCAGCAGCGTGAAAAGAATAAGCTCCTTTGA
- the sdaAB gene encoding L-serine ammonia-lyase, iron-sulfur-dependent subunit beta produces the protein MVLKVFDIVGPVMIGPSSSHTAGAVRIGRIAYALLGEKAVRADIRLHGSFAKTYKGHGTDKALVAGIMGMKPDDPRIRKSLELAKEQGLEVSIRPEFFENAHPNTALIILIGESGGQVRVQGASVGGGNILITEVNGMPVEITGQYATLIVLHRDAPGTIAQVTELIASLGVNICNFRLSREQKGGTAVMTIEVDGQVGKELNACIRQLPNVIGSTMLQPI, from the coding sequence ATGGTTTTGAAGGTGTTTGATATCGTCGGCCCAGTGATGATAGGGCCTTCCAGTTCCCACACAGCGGGCGCGGTGCGTATTGGGCGAATTGCCTACGCGCTGCTAGGCGAGAAAGCGGTGCGGGCCGACATCCGCCTGCATGGCTCATTTGCCAAAACCTATAAAGGGCATGGAACCGACAAAGCGCTGGTGGCGGGTATCATGGGCATGAAGCCCGACGATCCGCGTATCCGCAAAAGCCTTGAACTGGCGAAGGAACAGGGCCTGGAGGTTTCGATCCGGCCGGAGTTTTTCGAAAACGCGCATCCCAATACCGCGCTGATCATACTGATCGGGGAAAGCGGAGGTCAAGTGCGGGTACAGGGTGCGTCGGTCGGCGGCGGAAATATCCTGATCACTGAAGTCAATGGGATGCCGGTTGAGATCACCGGCCAATACGCCACTCTGATTGTCCTGCATCGGGACGCGCCGGGGACCATCGCCCAAGTCACCGAATTGATTGCAAGCCTTGGGGTCAATATCTGCAATTTTCGGCTTTCCCGCGAACAGAAAGGCGGCACGGCGGTTATGACTATAGAGGTGGATGGGCAGGTGGGCAAGGAGCTGAACGCCTGTATCCGGCAGCTGCCGAACGTCATCGGTTCCACCATGCTGCAGCCGATTTGA
- a CDS encoding ABC transporter permease subunit, giving the protein MNNPKLMIQKMGLPRLIILAFLLLLTVTAVFQRQDLATLTSDVLVRFGMNLVMSLAMVPAVLSGTGMNFGLPVGLLCGILAGLISIELGLLGWAGILAAIAISLPIGAAAGWLYGKLLNAVKGSEMVVGTYVGYSVVSLMCIGWLVIPFRSPEMVWPIGGQGSGLRSTIALAGNYDAIFNNFLSFTVFGVKIPTGLILFSLFACLLMWLFTRSKTGISMQAAGDNPRFAAASGISVDRSRMVGTVLSTVIGAVGIIFYAQSFGFYQLYNAPLNMAFAPVAAVLLGGASAGKIRISHVILGTFLFQALLTIALPVANQLMPEGSLSEVIRIIVSNGIILYALSQTGGKGK; this is encoded by the coding sequence ATGAACAATCCGAAATTGATGATTCAAAAGATGGGACTTCCGCGCCTCATCATCCTGGCGTTTTTGCTGCTGCTTACCGTGACGGCGGTTTTCCAGCGGCAGGACCTTGCGACACTCACCTCCGACGTGCTGGTGCGGTTCGGAATGAATCTGGTCATGTCGCTTGCGATGGTGCCGGCGGTGCTTTCCGGCACCGGCATGAACTTTGGCCTGCCGGTCGGGCTCTTATGCGGCATTTTGGCCGGGCTGATCAGTATCGAGCTGGGGCTTCTCGGTTGGGCGGGAATCCTTGCGGCAATCGCCATTTCGCTGCCAATTGGCGCGGCGGCGGGTTGGCTTTACGGAAAACTTTTAAACGCGGTCAAGGGTTCTGAGATGGTGGTTGGCACCTATGTGGGTTATTCGGTCGTATCGCTTATGTGCATCGGCTGGCTGGTGATCCCGTTTCGGTCGCCGGAGATGGTCTGGCCGATCGGCGGGCAGGGATCGGGCCTGCGCTCAACCATCGCGCTCGCCGGGAACTATGACGCCATCTTCAACAACTTCCTCTCCTTCACCGTATTCGGGGTGAAGATCCCGACGGGACTCATCCTGTTTTCACTGTTTGCGTGCCTGCTGATGTGGCTGTTCACCCGGTCAAAAACCGGTATTTCCATGCAGGCCGCGGGCGATAATCCACGCTTTGCGGCGGCAAGCGGAATCTCGGTCGACCGCAGCAGGATGGTTGGCACAGTGCTTTCCACGGTGATCGGCGCGGTTGGGATCATTTTCTATGCGCAGAGCTTTGGTTTTTACCAGCTCTATAACGCGCCGCTCAATATGGCGTTCGCGCCGGTCGCGGCGGTGCTGCTGGGCGGCGCGTCGGCTGGGAAGATCCGCATTTCGCATGTGATCCTCGGCACCTTCCTGTTCCAGGCGCTGCTCACCATCGCGCTGCCCGTCGCAAACCAGCTGATGCCGGAGGGGAGCCTGTCGGAGGTCATCCGGATCATTGTTTCAAACGGCATCATCCTATACGCGCTTTCGCAGACGGGAGGGAAAGGAAAATGA